A window of the Gammaproteobacteria bacterium genome harbors these coding sequences:
- a CDS encoding ABC transporter permease codes for MGRAGRVWALIRKELIQFLRARAMLLLILYLYTAEVLMCTYAMSFDVRNLATVFLDNDRSVASRQLQQDFSHSEYFRITHSAGTEDELASLLDRGAVLAAVIIPPGFAQHLVLGEPAQVQLLLDGATANTASVAHGYAQRIVQNFALEKGGHAGMEPPVVHRPRVWYNSELDYRHFMVLSMMSLAGMLVGVITAAAGIVREKEAGTIEQLLVTPASAAELILAKMVPPLLVGLMALFPSLAVAAAVGVPLRGSLLLFLLSSALFLSSSMGIGIMVATVTQTLQQALLVSFLVLFPVLFLSGTIVPLESMPLALQYLSEASPLRHYMEVVLGLFLKGVGIEVLWPRLLAMFAIGVLLLGLSLRRLRRHLV; via the coding sequence ATGGGACGGGCGGGGCGAGTGTGGGCACTGATACGCAAGGAGTTGATCCAGTTCCTGCGTGCCCGCGCCATGTTGTTGCTCATCCTCTATCTCTACACAGCCGAAGTGTTGATGTGTACTTACGCCATGTCTTTTGATGTGCGTAACCTCGCGACGGTGTTCCTGGATAATGACCGCTCGGTGGCGAGTCGACAGTTGCAACAAGACTTCAGCCATTCGGAATATTTTCGCATCACTCACAGTGCGGGTACGGAGGATGAGTTGGCCTCACTGCTTGATCGTGGAGCGGTGTTGGCAGCAGTGATCATCCCCCCCGGTTTTGCCCAGCACCTTGTCCTGGGAGAGCCGGCGCAGGTGCAGCTATTGCTTGATGGCGCCACTGCGAATACCGCTTCCGTGGCCCACGGTTACGCCCAGCGCATTGTGCAGAATTTTGCCCTTGAAAAAGGCGGGCACGCGGGCATGGAGCCGCCCGTCGTACACCGTCCGCGTGTGTGGTACAACTCCGAACTCGATTACCGCCATTTCATGGTGTTGTCGATGATGTCGCTCGCTGGCATGTTGGTGGGCGTGATCACCGCCGCCGCCGGCATTGTGCGCGAGAAAGAAGCGGGCACCATCGAACAATTGTTGGTGACACCGGCCAGCGCTGCCGAGTTGATCCTTGCGAAGATGGTGCCGCCGTTGCTGGTGGGTCTGATGGCCTTGTTTCCGAGTCTCGCGGTGGCTGCTGCGGTGGGCGTACCGTTGCGCGGCAGCTTGCTGCTGTTCTTGTTGAGCTCGGCGCTGTTTTTGTCGAGCAGCATGGGCATCGGTATCATGGTGGCCACGGTGACCCAGACCCTGCAACAGGCACTGCTGGTTTCTTTTTTGGTCTTATTCCCGGTGCTGTTCCTATCCGGAACCATCGTACCGCTGGAGAGTATGCCGCTAGCGCTTCAGTATCTGTCGGAGGCGAGTCCTCTGCGCCACTATATGGAAGTGGTGCTGGGGTTGT
- a CDS encoding ABC transporter permease, translated as MSNLIWTIVWKEVREIRRDPVTLAVAILLPLLMLYLFGSALSLDVKDAPLAVYDLDQSPASRELSEAFSRSGYFKRVHDIRSEHEIAAVLDGGQARLILVIPADFSRKLARGESASVQTLTDGAFSATAMVVVGYAEVIIQNYALQQLAARGGATPMLIRVEGRVWYNAALESVNYIVPGLFGVILMAFPPLLTALAVVREKESGSVQQIFVSPIRPYQFIAGKMIPYAVIAFLEMLMILAAGVGWFAIPFRGSLALFLAATVIYVFCTVGLGLLISSVTRSQLVAMLLALLVTLMPSFLFSGFLFPTFTMPPMLQMYTYLFPARYFIEIARGIAMKDVGLALLWPQFLALLFYTMLVFVLTARLFRKKVA; from the coding sequence ATGAGCAACCTGATCTGGACCATAGTATGGAAAGAGGTGCGCGAAATCCGCCGAGATCCGGTTACCCTCGCGGTGGCGATCCTGTTGCCGCTGCTCATGCTTTATCTCTTCGGCTCGGCGCTTTCACTGGACGTCAAGGATGCGCCTCTTGCGGTCTATGACCTGGATCAAAGCCCCGCGAGCCGTGAATTGAGCGAGGCCTTTTCACGCTCCGGTTACTTCAAACGTGTGCATGATATCCGCAGCGAGCATGAGATCGCCGCCGTGCTCGATGGTGGCCAAGCACGTCTGATTCTGGTAATTCCAGCAGATTTTTCGCGCAAGCTCGCACGGGGTGAGTCCGCCTCTGTGCAGACCTTGACCGACGGCGCCTTTTCCGCGACCGCCATGGTGGTGGTCGGCTATGCCGAGGTCATCATTCAGAACTATGCCCTGCAGCAACTCGCGGCGCGCGGTGGCGCAACACCGATGCTGATTCGTGTGGAAGGACGGGTGTGGTACAACGCCGCCCTGGAGAGTGTGAACTACATCGTGCCGGGCTTGTTTGGGGTGATATTGATGGCCTTCCCGCCGCTGCTCACCGCGCTGGCAGTGGTGCGCGAGAAGGAAAGCGGCTCGGTGCAGCAGATCTTCGTCTCTCCCATTCGCCCCTACCAGTTCATCGCCGGCAAGATGATCCCTTATGCCGTCATCGCCTTTTTGGAAATGCTTATGATTCTTGCCGCCGGCGTAGGATGGTTCGCGATCCCGTTTCGCGGCAGCCTTGCCCTGTTTTTGGCCGCCACCGTGATTTATGTCTTCTGCACCGTGGGTCTGGGTCTGTTGATCTCCAGCGTCACTCGCAGCCAGCTGGTCGCCATGTTGCTGGCGCTGCTCGTCACGCTCATGCCGTCGTTCCTGTTCTCGGGGTTTTTGTTTCCAACCTTTACCATGCCGCCCATGTTGCAGATGTACACCTATCTGTTTCCGGCGCGCTATTTCATCGAGATTGCGCGGGGCATTGCCATGAAAGACGTGGGACTGGCGTTGCTATGGCCGCAATTCCTGGCCTTGTTGTTTTACACCATGCTGGTGTTCGTGTTGACCGCGCGTCTGTTTCGCAAGAAGGTAGCGTGA
- a CDS encoding ABC transporter ATP-binding protein — protein MAGQTVGAALTMNASAEDWVIEAEGLGRRYGEHTAVAGLDLKIRRGEVFGLLGSDGSGKTTTLQMLAAILDPTAGHARVLGHDIVREAAQVNARIGYMSQIFSLYGRLTVEENLDFFAALHHVPEETRAARKSNLLAFAGLAAHRARLARYLSGGMQKKLALCCALIHAPSLLILDEPTTGVDPLSRREFWNILYQALMEGTTIIVSTPYMDEAERCTRVALLHDGRLIASDVPGRLRAGLPWKMYELVARPQRRALTILQQALPQATVYVYGERLHVYLPPGAGAEENWRTALAESGVEVAASRPVAPSLEDVFVALLPAAPVVSFQPVAVAMPEMAGIAVEVEALSMRFGAFTAVDGVSFSVRRGEIFGFLGPNGSGKTTTIKMLCGLIVPSAGRARVAGYDVAREAAAVKTRIGYMSQRFSLYEDMTVGENLEFFAGVYQVPRAVLSARRAEALALAGLAGQEQRLVRALSGGLKQRLALACAVLHQPEVLFLDEPTAGVDPLSRRRFWELIGTLAERGVTVFVTTHYLDEAEHCHTLGLLYNGRLIALGSPQELREGMRAGEMLELECDQPIEALALFRNTPGVQASFFGDRLHLLVDDAAVARPHIEARLDQAGHRVLRLEPVSLGIEDVFLAFIQMEQSRLESLRHVREG, from the coding sequence GTGGCCGGACAAACTGTCGGTGCCGCGTTAACCATGAACGCTTCCGCCGAAGACTGGGTGATCGAGGCCGAGGGACTGGGCCGGCGCTACGGTGAACATACGGCGGTGGCCGGGCTCGATCTCAAGATCCGCCGCGGCGAAGTATTCGGATTGCTCGGCTCGGATGGCTCCGGCAAGACCACGACGCTGCAAATGCTCGCCGCCATCCTTGATCCCACGGCAGGCCACGCGAGAGTACTCGGTCACGACATTGTGCGCGAGGCGGCGCAGGTGAATGCGCGCATCGGTTACATGTCGCAGATTTTCAGCCTCTATGGACGGTTGACTGTCGAGGAAAATCTGGATTTCTTCGCCGCCCTGCACCATGTGCCGGAGGAAACGCGGGCGGCGCGCAAGTCAAATCTGCTCGCCTTTGCGGGGCTTGCGGCGCACCGTGCACGGCTAGCCCGCTACCTTTCGGGGGGTATGCAAAAAAAGCTCGCCTTGTGTTGTGCGCTCATCCATGCACCGTCGCTGCTCATTCTCGACGAACCCACCACAGGGGTCGATCCCCTATCTCGGCGCGAGTTCTGGAACATCCTCTATCAGGCGCTCATGGAGGGCACGACTATCATCGTCTCCACGCCTTACATGGACGAGGCCGAGCGCTGTACGCGGGTGGCGCTGTTGCACGATGGGCGACTGATCGCCAGCGATGTACCCGGACGATTGCGCGCCGGTCTGCCGTGGAAGATGTATGAGCTCGTTGCGCGCCCGCAGCGCCGTGCACTGACGATACTGCAGCAGGCGTTGCCGCAGGCCACGGTCTATGTCTATGGCGAACGCCTGCACGTGTATCTGCCGCCGGGTGCAGGCGCAGAAGAAAACTGGCGCACAGCGCTCGCGGAGTCGGGGGTAGAGGTGGCGGCATCGCGTCCAGTCGCGCCCAGTCTGGAAGATGTGTTCGTGGCGCTGCTGCCCGCCGCGCCGGTGGTGTCATTCCAGCCCGTGGCGGTCGCCATGCCGGAGATGGCCGGGATCGCGGTAGAGGTGGAGGCGCTCAGCATGCGCTTCGGCGCCTTCACTGCCGTGGATGGCGTGAGTTTCAGCGTGCGCCGCGGCGAGATCTTCGGCTTTCTCGGCCCCAATGGCTCGGGCAAGACCACCACCATCAAGATGTTGTGCGGGTTGATTGTACCCAGCGCCGGCCGGGCGCGCGTCGCCGGTTATGACGTGGCACGCGAGGCGGCCGCAGTGAAAACGCGCATCGGCTATATGTCGCAGCGCTTCTCACTCTACGAGGATATGACGGTAGGCGAAAATCTGGAATTTTTTGCCGGGGTGTATCAGGTTCCCCGCGCAGTACTTTCCGCGCGGCGCGCCGAGGCGCTGGCCCTGGCCGGGCTAGCCGGGCAGGAGCAACGCTTGGTGCGCGCGCTTTCCGGCGGTCTCAAGCAGCGTCTTGCGCTTGCTTGTGCTGTATTGCACCAGCCCGAGGTGTTGTTTCTCGATGAACCCACGGCTGGTGTGGATCCGTTGTCGCGTCGCCGCTTCTGGGAGCTGATCGGCACGCTCGCCGAACGTGGCGTCACTGTTTTTGTGACTACCCATTATCTGGACGAGGCCGAGCACTGTCATACCCTCGGGTTGCTTTACAACGGACGTCTGATCGCGCTCGGTTCACCGCAGGAGTTGCGTGAGGGCATGCGCGCGGGCGAGATGTTGGAACTCGAGTGCGACCAGCCGATCGAGGCCCTCGCCTTGTTTCGCAACACACCCGGGGTACAGGCCTCGTTCTTCGGCGACCGTTTACACCTGTTGGTGGACGATGCCGCTGTTGCCCGGCCACACATCGAGGCACGCCTTGATCAGGCAGGACATCGCGTGTTGCGCCTCGAGCCGGTGTCGCTCGGTATCGAAGATGTGTTTCTGGCATTTATCCAAATGGAACAGTCGCGTCTTGAGAGTTTGAGACATGTTAGAGAAGGGTGA
- a CDS encoding HlyD family efflux transporter periplasmic adaptor subunit translates to MRKSWLWTLSGMGVLVAVSFALFLWLRPPTLSAGMLYGNGQIEATEVTVSSEVTARVLESNLTEGRTVQAGEVLVRLDETDLNTRAQQAEAQMRAVQRANAQIGQQLSAWRHHLQTAEADLARYRTLRDAGTVSAQAMDKAQNQYQEARGQVGALEAQLAQTAANLEAAQREEQLLRAQLAKAVIRAPSAGTVLSKGIEPGELTAPGRAIAVLADLARLELRVYIPEADLGKIKLNDPARVRVDAFPERTFEARVARVDARAQFTPKDVHMPDERARLVFGVILAVDNPQSYLKPGMPADAWIRWQPDVSWPDKLSVPR, encoded by the coding sequence ATGCGCAAAAGTTGGTTGTGGACGTTGAGCGGGATGGGGGTGCTGGTAGCAGTGTCGTTTGCACTTTTTTTATGGCTGCGGCCGCCCACACTGTCTGCGGGAATGCTCTACGGCAACGGCCAGATCGAGGCCACCGAGGTAACGGTGAGCAGCGAGGTTACGGCCCGGGTGCTCGAGAGCAATCTGACGGAGGGGCGCACGGTGCAAGCCGGTGAGGTATTGGTGCGCCTGGATGAGACCGACCTCAACACCCGCGCCCAGCAAGCCGAGGCTCAGATGCGGGCGGTGCAGCGTGCCAACGCGCAAATCGGGCAGCAGCTCAGCGCCTGGCGGCATCACCTGCAGACCGCCGAGGCCGATCTGGCGCGTTATCGCACCTTGCGCGACGCCGGCACCGTTTCGGCGCAGGCCATGGACAAGGCACAGAACCAGTACCAGGAGGCGCGCGGTCAGGTGGGGGCGTTGGAGGCGCAGCTTGCCCAGACCGCCGCCAATCTGGAGGCGGCACAGCGCGAGGAGCAGCTATTGCGCGCACAGTTGGCTAAAGCAGTGATCCGTGCACCGAGCGCCGGCACCGTTCTCAGCAAGGGCATCGAGCCCGGCGAGCTGACTGCCCCTGGCCGTGCCATCGCCGTGCTGGCGGATCTGGCGCGTTTGGAACTCAGGGTCTATATCCCGGAAGCGGATCTCGGCAAGATCAAACTCAACGATCCGGCGCGCGTGCGTGTCGATGCCTTTCCCGAGCGCACCTTCGAGGCGCGGGTGGCGCGTGTCGACGCGCGCGCCCAGTTTACGCCCAAGGATGTGCACATGCCGGATGAACGTGCCCGGTTGGTATTCGGTGTGATACTCGCCGTCGACAACCCTCAGAGTTACCTCAAGCCCGGCATGCCGGCTGACGCCTGGATACGCTGGCAGCCGGACGTGTCGTGGCCGGACAAACTGTCGGTGCCGCGTTAA
- a CDS encoding AarF/ABC1/UbiB kinase family protein yields MLDLFRLIRIGVAVWGYLLWLLLRRLHLWPATVSPGRKASLTLQRLGTTFIKLGQSLSLRRDLLPDEYVSAFQELQDRVAPFPAVEAEREIVAAFGKPVDQVFSEFERQPMAAASIAQVHRARLPDGTEVIVKVRRPGIKAQVSRDMRLLRRVLRVAMLLAWGLRRFRPLDIIDELETNLLKELDLRQEAHNIKRFVIAFSGSATVYIPPVIDGLVAEAVLVQVMSSGRRVDHPGIHASGPRLAEAFVDAYLHQFFVLGLFHADPHPGNLFIRDDGCICFHDFGLVGFLDRRTRRNLAAFMQAFVHQDGGWLLDAYLDLGVLAGDMDRPEFERGLEELLLDYAGLPLKEWSFAEVFLRIMHLGRGQNIRLPHHLLLLMRTFFIMESTVRSLDPEFNLQERLMQRAGETLGTIVQDHGWKASQARLKYEAAMTLQAVPRTLSRLARTLRNEGLDLGVGRRTLEELQRHVDRGTNRLALALVSLGLYIASSLLMQHAVGPRVADIPVFAIIGYGLALWFTLLLSSGIIRSGRL; encoded by the coding sequence ATGCTAGACCTGTTCCGTTTGATTCGCATCGGGGTCGCGGTGTGGGGTTATCTGCTGTGGCTGCTGCTGCGGCGCTTGCACCTGTGGCCAGCGACCGTGTCCCCCGGGCGCAAAGCCAGCTTGACCTTGCAGCGTCTGGGCACCACTTTTATCAAACTGGGCCAAAGTCTGAGCCTGCGTCGCGATTTGCTGCCCGACGAGTATGTCAGCGCCTTCCAGGAGCTACAGGACCGGGTGGCGCCGTTTCCCGCCGTGGAGGCGGAGCGCGAGATCGTAGCAGCCTTCGGCAAACCAGTGGATCAGGTGTTCAGTGAGTTCGAGCGTCAACCCATGGCCGCCGCCTCCATCGCCCAGGTGCACCGGGCGCGGTTGCCGGATGGCACGGAAGTGATCGTGAAGGTCCGCCGTCCGGGCATCAAGGCCCAGGTGAGCCGCGACATGCGCCTGCTGCGCCGCGTGTTGCGGGTAGCGATGCTGCTGGCGTGGGGGCTGCGGCGTTTCCGCCCGCTCGACATCATCGACGAGCTTGAGACCAACTTGCTCAAGGAACTCGATTTGCGCCAGGAGGCGCACAATATCAAACGTTTTGTCATTGCGTTTAGCGGGTCGGCGACGGTGTACATTCCGCCTGTCATTGACGGACTGGTCGCCGAGGCGGTGCTGGTGCAAGTCATGAGCAGCGGGCGCCGCGTGGATCATCCGGGCATACACGCCAGTGGGCCGCGGTTGGCGGAGGCCTTCGTCGATGCCTATCTGCATCAATTTTTCGTGCTTGGCCTGTTCCATGCCGATCCGCATCCCGGCAACCTGTTCATTCGTGACGACGGGTGTATCTGTTTCCACGATTTCGGACTGGTCGGCTTTCTGGATCGTCGCACCCGCCGCAATCTTGCGGCGTTTATGCAAGCCTTTGTGCACCAGGATGGCGGTTGGCTGCTGGATGCCTATCTGGACCTGGGTGTACTGGCGGGTGACATGGATCGGCCCGAGTTCGAGCGCGGCCTGGAGGAACTGCTGCTGGATTATGCGGGGTTGCCGCTCAAGGAGTGGTCGTTCGCCGAGGTCTTCCTGCGCATCATGCATCTGGGGCGTGGACAGAACATCCGCCTGCCGCATCACTTGTTATTGCTGATGCGCACTTTTTTCATCATGGAATCGACCGTACGTAGTCTCGATCCCGAATTTAACCTGCAGGAACGGCTGATGCAGAGGGCGGGAGAGACCTTGGGTACGATTGTGCAAGATCATGGATGGAAGGCGTCTCAGGCGCGCCTCAAGTACGAGGCCGCCATGACACTGCAGGCAGTCCCGCGCACATTGAGCCGTCTGGCGCGTACCTTACGCAATGAAGGGCTGGATTTGGGAGTGGGGCGCCGCACTCTGGAAGAGCTGCAGCGGCACGTCGATCGCGGTACCAACCGCCTGGCGCTGGCGCTGGTATCGCTCGGGTTGTACATCGCTTCTTCATTGCTGATGCAGCATGCCGTGGGGCCGCGCGTGGCCGACATACCCGTGTTTGCGATCATCGGTTATGGATTGGCGCTGTGGTTCACGCTGTTGTTGTCCAGCGGCATTATTCGTTCAGGGCGGCTTTAG
- a CDS encoding class I SAM-dependent methyltransferase, which translates to MGMVGEHSKRKVGRSVVTVGGARDSGRFDKAVNAARDILTRVLADYRGKVAVTLWNGERVVGDAGAPCNVVFRHPTVLRHLILHRDLVRLAESYLAGEVEVEGDMESLFDLVEYLHGHPLVRSMRLGTLWPVLRLSHKASIGALRQVRASRSARRNSRASIAHHYDVGNDFYRLWLDPEMVYSCAYFRDAGQSLAAAQRDKLDYICRKLRLAPGQTLLDIGCGWGALVCWAARNYGVRAHGITLSEQQYHYAVERVRNEGLPGQVTIELRDYRELPEGVRYDKVVSVGMFEHIGVANFPVYFGTVKRVLKPGGLFLNHGITNDTGWQDTPITRFMNRYVFPDGELARISDVSNAMEQAGFEIIDVEGLRRHYALTLRRWLRALEFHREQAVDSVGETAYRVWRLYMAGSAYYFDEGSTNVYQVLAGHARQPLATPLRRDDIYERGSERGEQEESK; encoded by the coding sequence ATGGGAATGGTGGGAGAACATAGCAAACGGAAGGTAGGCAGGTCTGTTGTCACGGTCGGGGGCGCGCGCGATAGCGGCCGGTTTGACAAGGCGGTAAATGCCGCCCGTGACATCCTCACTCGGGTGCTGGCGGATTACCGAGGCAAGGTGGCGGTTACCCTGTGGAACGGCGAGCGGGTCGTAGGCGATGCGGGCGCGCCCTGCAATGTGGTGTTCAGGCATCCGACGGTATTGCGGCATTTGATCTTGCACCGGGATCTGGTGCGTCTTGCCGAGTCCTACCTGGCCGGCGAAGTGGAGGTGGAAGGCGACATGGAGTCGCTGTTCGATCTGGTCGAATACCTGCACGGCCATCCACTAGTCAGGTCTATGCGCCTGGGTACATTGTGGCCAGTGCTGCGTTTGTCCCATAAAGCGAGTATCGGCGCGCTTCGGCAGGTGCGGGCCAGCCGGAGTGCGCGTCGCAACTCGCGTGCCAGTATCGCCCATCACTACGATGTCGGCAACGACTTCTACCGCCTGTGGCTGGACCCGGAAATGGTCTACTCCTGCGCCTATTTCCGCGATGCGGGGCAGTCGTTGGCGGCGGCACAGCGCGACAAGCTGGATTACATCTGCCGCAAGCTGCGTCTGGCGCCAGGGCAGACGTTGCTCGATATCGGCTGCGGCTGGGGTGCTTTGGTGTGTTGGGCGGCACGTAATTATGGCGTTCGCGCCCATGGCATCACGCTGAGTGAGCAGCAGTACCACTACGCCGTTGAGCGGGTGCGTAACGAGGGGTTGCCGGGACAGGTAACGATCGAACTGCGTGACTACCGTGAACTACCCGAAGGCGTACGCTACGACAAGGTTGTCAGCGTCGGCATGTTCGAACACATCGGCGTGGCCAATTTTCCGGTCTACTTCGGCACCGTCAAGCGGGTGCTCAAACCGGGCGGCCTGTTTCTGAATCACGGCATCACCAACGACACCGGCTGGCAGGATACGCCGATCACACGCTTCATGAACCGTTATGTGTTTCCGGATGGCGAGCTGGCGCGTATCAGCGATGTATCCAACGCCATGGAGCAGGCCGGTTTCGAGATCATCGACGTGGAAGGATTGCGACGCCACTACGCGCTGACCCTGCGTCGCTGGCTGCGGGCACTGGAATTCCACCGCGAGCAGGCGGTGGACAGCGTGGGCGAAACGGCCTACCGCGTATGGCGCCTGTATATGGCGGGGTCCGCCTATTACTTTGATGAGGGTAGTACCAATGTCTATCAGGTACTGGCCGGCCACGCGCGTCAACCCCTGGCAACACCGCTGCGGCGCGATGACATCTATGAACGAGGCAGTGAACGTGGTGAACAAGAAGAAAGCAAATAG
- a CDS encoding DUF2934 domain-containing protein, whose product MSRDARPCGFVPGCEVNDWLQAEAEIDHVLTRA is encoded by the coding sequence GTGAGTCGTGACGCTCGTCCGTGTGGCTTCGTGCCTGGATGCGAAGTGAATGATTGGCTCCAGGCCGAAGCGGAGATTGATCATGTCCTCACGCGTGCGTGA
- a CDS encoding YHS domain-containing protein → MSKGQQKVRDPVCGMEVAPGQHALVHLQMEFAFCSEQCRARFLAHPHLYIGYPGVKAAKQAGKTVLKRRRLRLARPLSGEGAAIVEEVLRGLMGVAHVSIAGEVIEITYELLQVSADEIEAALTGTGVRLGEGWTEQLKRAFMHEVEEWEIESLEASPPRRSF, encoded by the coding sequence ATGAGCAAAGGGCAGCAAAAAGTCCGGGATCCGGTCTGCGGCATGGAAGTGGCGCCGGGGCAACATGCGCTGGTCCACCTGCAGATGGAGTTTGCTTTTTGTTCCGAGCAATGCCGGGCACGTTTCCTCGCGCATCCGCATCTGTACATCGGATATCCGGGCGTGAAGGCGGCAAAGCAGGCGGGGAAGACCGTGCTCAAGCGGCGGCGCCTGCGTCTGGCCCGGCCGTTGTCGGGTGAAGGCGCGGCCATCGTGGAAGAGGTGTTGCGCGGCCTCATGGGGGTTGCGCATGTGTCTATTGCCGGCGAGGTGATCGAGATCACCTACGAATTGTTGCAGGTAAGCGCCGACGAGATCGAGGCCGCCCTCACCGGGACGGGTGTGCGGCTGGGCGAAGGCTGGACGGAACAGTTGAAGCGCGCCTTCATGCACGAAGTCGAGGAATGGGAGATCGAGAGCCTGGAGGCCAGCCCGCCGCGGCGCTCTTTTTGA
- the glgP gene encoding alpha-glucan family phosphorylase encodes MTMLDEFTHEPRVAYFSMEIALRNEIPTYAGGLGVLAGDTMRSATDLELPLVAVSLVSRAGYFRQEIDAQGRQVEQSTGWDPGRWAHPLDAKIAVPIEGRTVWISAWLYVLEGHMGGRQPVLLLDTDLDENRGDDREITHYLYGGDNVYRLKQEIVLGIGGVRLLQALGFRIWHYHMNEGHSALLGLELMRRHSYPAEDLRPGESLYDIPRVRNLCSFTTHTPVEAGHDRFPYGLVQRVLDNGFEIEIIKRLAGEDSLNMTRLALNLSEYVNGVAKKHAEVSNAMFPGYRVHAITNGVHPFTWTSEPFRQLYDRYLPSWCHEPELLTRADCCIPDAAVREAHGQAKQALIAQVQARTGVALQPEVLIIGFARRMTAYKRPDLLFSDLERLRAIARNRPFQIVFAGKAHPRDAGGKQLIETLHGHMRALADVIPIAYLPDYDLDTALALVSGADLWLNTPLRPLEASGTSGMKATFNGVPNLSVLDGWWVEGCIEGVTGWAVGNTAGTADGDARALYDKLEQVVLPLYYSHDGDPGGWIKVMKGAISKNAAYFNSHRMMRRYATEAYMR; translated from the coding sequence ATGACCATGCTCGACGAATTCACCCACGAACCGCGTGTCGCCTACTTCTCCATGGAGATTGCGTTGCGCAATGAGATCCCGACATACGCCGGCGGTCTCGGCGTACTCGCCGGCGATACCATGCGCTCGGCCACGGACCTCGAATTGCCGTTGGTGGCGGTCAGCCTGGTGAGCCGCGCCGGTTATTTTCGTCAGGAGATCGACGCCCAGGGCCGGCAGGTGGAGCAGTCGACAGGCTGGGATCCTGGGCGCTGGGCGCATCCGCTCGACGCCAAGATCGCCGTGCCGATCGAAGGCCGCACGGTCTGGATTAGCGCCTGGCTGTACGTGCTCGAAGGCCACATGGGCGGCCGCCAGCCGGTGTTGCTGCTCGACACCGACCTGGACGAGAACCGGGGCGACGACCGCGAAATCACGCACTATCTCTATGGCGGCGACAACGTCTACCGGCTCAAACAGGAAATTGTGCTTGGCATAGGTGGCGTGCGTCTGTTGCAGGCGCTCGGCTTCAGGATATGGCATTACCATATGAACGAGGGACACTCCGCCCTGCTCGGGCTGGAACTGATGCGGCGCCATAGTTACCCTGCCGAGGACCTGCGGCCCGGCGAATCGCTCTACGACATCCCGCGCGTGCGCAATCTGTGCAGTTTTACCACCCACACCCCGGTCGAGGCCGGCCATGATCGCTTCCCCTACGGTCTGGTGCAGCGCGTCCTCGACAACGGCTTCGAGATCGAGATCATCAAACGCCTGGCCGGCGAGGACAGCCTGAACATGACGCGGCTGGCGCTGAACCTGAGCGAATATGTCAACGGTGTCGCCAAGAAACACGCGGAAGTGTCGAACGCGATGTTCCCCGGCTATCGCGTGCACGCGATCACCAACGGTGTGCATCCGTTCACCTGGACGAGCGAACCCTTCCGCCAGCTCTACGACCGTTATCTCCCTAGCTGGTGTCACGAGCCAGAACTGCTGACACGCGCCGACTGCTGCATCCCCGATGCCGCGGTGCGTGAAGCGCATGGGCAGGCGAAGCAGGCACTTATCGCGCAGGTGCAGGCGCGCACTGGCGTTGCTCTTCAGCCTGAGGTTCTGATCATCGGCTTTGCACGGCGCATGACCGCTTACAAGCGGCCGGATCTCTTGTTCTCCGACCTTGAACGCTTGAGGGCGATTGCCCGCAACCGCCCGTTCCAGATCGTGTTCGCCGGCAAGGCGCATCCGCGCGATGCGGGCGGCAAGCAGCTCATCGAAACCCTGCACGGCCATATGCGTGCACTTGCAGACGTCATCCCGATCGCATACCTGCCCGACTACGATCTGGACACCGCGCTCGCCCTGGTGTCAGGCGCGGATCTGTGGCTGAACACACCGCTGCGTCCCCTTGAGGCGTCCGGCACCAGCGGCATGAAGGCCACGTTCAACGGCGTGCCTAACCTCTCGGTGCTTGATGGTTGGTGGGTCGAGGGCTGCATCGAGGGCGTGACCGGTTGGGCGGTTGGCAACACGGCAGGTACGGCCGACGGCGATGCCCGTGCCCTCTACGACAAACTCGAGCAGGTGGTGTTGCCCCTTTACTACAGCCATGACGGCGATCCCGGCGGCTGGATCAAGGTGATGAAGGGCGCGATCAGCAAGAACGCGGCGTATTTCAACAGCCATCGCATGATGCGCCGCTATGCGACCGAGGCGTACATGCGATGA